A window from Candidatus Nitrospira neomarina encodes these proteins:
- a CDS encoding YgaP family membrane protein: protein MKRKRQLHDGIAGALITAGVALGYYVNPLWLLLPGILGVTLLQSGFTGFCPVYFVLDRTCPEE from the coding sequence ATGAAGCGAAAACGCCAACTCCATGACGGAATCGCCGGCGCGCTCATTACGGCAGGCGTCGCACTCGGATACTACGTGAATCCTTTATGGTTGTTACTTCCGGGAATCCTTGGAGTCACACTGTTGCAAAGCGGATTCACTGGATTTTGCCCTGTCTATTTTGTTCTCGACAGAACCTGTCCAGAGGAATAG
- the msrA gene encoding peptide-methionine (S)-S-oxide reductase MsrA, with the protein MSDSAIASSTGKELATFGGGCFWCLEAVFDQVKGVESVESGYMGGSRPNPTYEAVCSGNTGHAEVIQITFNPGIITYRELLEIFFGIHDPTTLNRQGNDAGTQYRSAIFTHSSAQDTIAHEVIRTLTEAKLFDDPIVTQVEPASPFYMAEAYHQEYFVQNPSQPYCAYLINPKVAKFRQRFSDKLKPS; encoded by the coding sequence ATGTCTGACTCGGCCATAGCCTCCTCAACAGGAAAAGAACTCGCCACATTCGGTGGCGGCTGCTTCTGGTGCCTCGAAGCCGTATTCGATCAGGTAAAGGGTGTCGAGTCCGTAGAATCCGGCTATATGGGCGGTAGTCGTCCCAATCCAACTTATGAGGCTGTTTGCAGCGGAAACACGGGGCATGCCGAAGTGATACAAATTACCTTTAATCCCGGCATCATCACCTACCGGGAACTCCTGGAAATCTTTTTTGGCATCCATGACCCCACCACCCTCAACCGACAAGGGAATGATGCGGGCACCCAATATCGCTCCGCCATTTTCACCCATTCCTCAGCACAAGACACGATCGCACACGAGGTCATTCGCACCCTGACGGAAGCCAAGTTGTTCGACGATCCCATTGTGACCCAGGTGGAACCTGCGTCACCCTTTTACATGGCCGAAGCCTATCACCAGGAATATTTTGTGCAGAACCCGTCACAACCTTACTGTGCCTACCTCATTAACCCCAAAGTGGCAAAGTTCCGGCAACGCTTTTCAGACAAGCTCAAACCCTCCTGA
- a CDS encoding osmoprotectant NAGGN system M42 family peptidase, producing MIDSKIDTQYLLHILQKLLAIPSPTGYTDQIVHAVSGELKQLGIPFELTRRGAIRATMAGKVSTPDRAIVAHLDTLGALVKWLKTNGRLDIVPIGTWSSRFAEGARVTVFSDTSMHRGTILPLKASGHTYGDEINTQPVSWKNLEIRLDETVTDVKGRIQPLSTEQDLQRLGIHIGDFIAIDPAPEIGPNGFINSRHLDDKAGVATILAAAKSILESGATLPVDCHLLFTISEEVGSGASAVLHGDVAEMITIDNGTPAPFQASSEFGATIAMADSAGPFDYHLVRRLIALCVEHDIPFQRDIFCDYRSDSASAVEAGNDIRTALLTFGVDSSHGYERTHLNGLEAIAKLLVVYMQNEPVFWRDRDTLGSDNDFPTQPIEETSFPHTLEDMVRRHGEPQDNP from the coding sequence TCAAAAATTGACACTCAGTACCTCCTTCATATTCTCCAAAAACTATTGGCGATTCCGAGTCCGACCGGCTATACCGATCAAATTGTCCATGCGGTGTCCGGTGAACTGAAACAATTAGGGATTCCCTTCGAACTCACGCGGCGCGGAGCCATTCGAGCCACCATGGCAGGAAAAGTCAGTACGCCCGATCGAGCCATTGTGGCTCATCTGGATACGCTGGGGGCTCTGGTCAAATGGCTCAAAACCAACGGCCGGCTGGACATTGTGCCAATCGGAACCTGGTCCAGCCGATTTGCCGAGGGTGCCCGTGTGACCGTCTTTTCGGATACCAGTATGCATCGTGGCACCATCCTGCCCCTGAAAGCTTCCGGGCACACCTATGGTGACGAAATCAATACGCAACCGGTGTCGTGGAAAAATCTGGAAATTCGACTTGATGAAACTGTGACGGACGTCAAGGGACGTATCCAACCCTTATCGACCGAGCAGGATCTCCAGCGCCTCGGGATTCATATTGGTGATTTCATTGCCATTGACCCCGCGCCTGAAATCGGACCCAATGGATTTATCAACTCGCGGCATCTGGACGATAAAGCCGGAGTGGCCACCATCCTGGCTGCTGCGAAATCCATTCTTGAGTCAGGGGCCACGCTTCCTGTGGATTGCCATTTACTGTTTACGATATCCGAAGAGGTTGGGTCAGGGGCCTCGGCTGTCTTGCATGGTGATGTGGCAGAAATGATCACAATTGATAACGGCACTCCCGCGCCCTTTCAAGCCTCGAGCGAATTTGGTGCGACGATTGCCATGGCCGATTCAGCCGGGCCTTTTGATTATCACTTGGTCAGGCGGCTCATCGCCTTATGCGTGGAACATGACATTCCGTTTCAGCGCGACATTTTTTGCGACTACCGAAGTGATAGTGCGTCGGCCGTAGAGGCCGGGAACGACATTCGGACCGCTCTTCTTACATTTGGGGTCGATTCTTCTCATGGCTATGAGCGAACTCATTTGAATGGACTCGAGGCCATTGCGAAGTTATTGGTCGTATATATGCAAAATGAACCGGTGTTTTGGAGAGATCGCGATACGTTAGGGTCCGATAATGATTTTCCTACTCAACCGATTGAAGAAACGTCTTTCCCTCACACCCTCGAGGACATGGTCCGACGCCATGGTGAACCCCAAGATAACCCATAG
- a CDS encoding CDP-archaeol synthase, with product MVYLQAFLLIMAANAAPIFGRLLMKGRWSAPLDGGATFFDGQPLLGPSKTYRGVAFSLVGTVLAADVLAMPWEIGLLTGGLAMTGDCLSSFIKRRLGYASGGMALGLDQIPESLFPLLGLWGPLSLSAIGIMATAGAFMVIELFISPILYRFRIRKNPH from the coding sequence ATGGTCTATCTCCAGGCTTTTTTGTTAATTATGGCGGCCAATGCCGCCCCGATCTTTGGGCGACTGCTTATGAAAGGGCGTTGGAGTGCTCCTCTTGATGGGGGAGCGACCTTCTTCGATGGGCAGCCGTTGTTGGGGCCATCGAAAACCTATCGAGGTGTGGCTTTCTCATTGGTGGGCACGGTTCTGGCGGCGGATGTTCTGGCTATGCCATGGGAAATAGGCCTGCTGACTGGAGGGTTAGCGATGACCGGCGACTGCCTCTCCAGTTTTATTAAGCGACGGTTGGGTTATGCCTCAGGAGGGATGGCCCTGGGCTTGGATCAAATTCCGGAAAGCCTTTTTCCCCTGTTGGGGCTATGGGGACCCCTGTCGTTATCGGCGATTGGCATAATGGCCACTGCGGGTGCGTTTATGGTGATCGAACTGTTTATTTCTCCGATTTTATACAGATTCCGGATTCGTAAAAATCCGCATTGA
- the ttcA gene encoding tRNA 2-thiocytidine(32) synthetase TtcA, whose protein sequence is MLQDIQPIQPLSHLTGSSEKLHTRLCRMVGQAVADFNMIEAGDTVMVCLSGGKDSYAMLDVLMSMQSRAPVSYKLIAVNLDQKQPGFPEHVLPDYLTRLGVPFHIEERDTYSVVKRLIPEGETTCSLCSRLRRGILYGLAERLGANKIALGHHRNDMMETLLLNMLFNGTLKSMPPKLRSDDGQHVVIRPLAYVKESELARYAELRNFPIIPCDLCGSQENLKRKEVKALLQEWDTRYPGSGDSVFAALSKVIPSHLLDRRIFDFETFREPES, encoded by the coding sequence ATGTTGCAGGATATTCAACCCATTCAACCCTTGTCCCATCTCACCGGATCCAGCGAGAAGCTTCATACCCGTTTGTGCCGAATGGTAGGACAGGCCGTGGCCGATTTCAACATGATTGAAGCAGGTGATACGGTCATGGTGTGCCTTTCCGGTGGGAAGGATAGTTACGCAATGTTGGACGTGTTGATGTCCATGCAGTCTCGTGCTCCGGTGTCCTATAAACTGATTGCGGTGAATTTGGATCAGAAACAACCGGGGTTTCCTGAACATGTGCTTCCGGATTATCTTACGAGGCTTGGTGTACCGTTTCATATTGAGGAACGCGATACGTATTCGGTGGTGAAACGGCTGATTCCCGAAGGCGAGACGACCTGCTCGCTTTGTTCACGGTTGCGTCGTGGCATCCTGTACGGTTTGGCGGAACGGTTGGGCGCGAACAAGATTGCTCTTGGCCATCATCGCAACGATATGATGGAGACCTTGTTGTTGAACATGTTATTCAACGGAACCCTCAAAAGCATGCCGCCCAAACTGAGATCTGATGACGGACAACATGTGGTGATCCGCCCATTGGCATATGTGAAGGAATCCGAACTGGCCCGCTATGCGGAATTGAGAAACTTTCCCATCATTCCCTGCGACCTGTGCGGTTCACAGGAGAATTTGAAACGCAAAGAAGTGAAGGCCCTGCTTCAGGAATGGGATACCCGGTATCCCGGCTCGGGTGACAGTGTGTTTGCGGCCTTGTCAAAGGTCATACCCAGTCATCTCCTCGATCGGCGAATATTTGATTTTGAGACTTTTCGCGAGCCCGAATCGTAG
- a CDS encoding OPT family oligopeptide transporter has product MSSHPPTSAFPPPNTTHPQLTLRAIATGMVLGALLTPCNIYSGLKIGWTFNMSITAALLSYAFWKIFETTAQTERWGLLENNINQTTASSAASIISSGLVAPVPALAILTGEQLPWSLLSVWVFSVSLIGIVVAVGLRQQMLIRDRLPFPAGVATAETVREIYGKGGEALARVKVLLTAGGIAGIIKIVNETFLPIPKMATGLAIPLKGALNKAGLSTVSFSNLGFVLDPSLLMVGFGAIIGLRAGLSLLIGAILAWGIIGPWVLTQGWIPAKNLTPDGYWFGPLVEWLLWPGVTLMVMASLTSFACSWGTMVTGTMLSRKSPSSVFTPNDPFVIPRQWFVIGLCIALVFAVVTQMTLFNISMGIAILAVLLSFVLAIVAGRVSGETGITPIGAMGKVTQLTFGFLIPGNVTNNLMAANVTGGAAGQCADLLHDLKTGLLLGASPRFQALAQIFGVLTGSLVGSAVYLVLIPDPQSMLLTTEWPAPAVATWKAVAEVFQLGTEAIPPGSLLAMSIAGFLGVGMVVLGQSVPPSISRWIPSASTMGLAFVIPAWNSLSLFLGALLGAFLMRYAKTWAERFVMALAAGLVAGESLAGVASVLVKILF; this is encoded by the coding sequence ATGTCGTCTCATCCTCCCACCTCTGCTTTTCCCCCACCCAATACGACTCATCCACAGTTGACGCTTCGTGCCATTGCCACGGGGATGGTCTTAGGAGCGCTCCTCACCCCCTGCAATATCTATAGCGGGTTGAAGATTGGCTGGACATTTAATATGTCCATCACGGCAGCCTTGCTCAGTTATGCGTTTTGGAAAATATTCGAAACCACCGCTCAAACCGAGCGCTGGGGGCTTCTCGAAAATAATATCAATCAAACTACGGCCTCTTCGGCTGCATCCATTATCTCGTCAGGGCTGGTGGCCCCGGTTCCCGCCTTGGCCATTTTGACGGGCGAGCAGTTACCTTGGTCCCTGCTTTCTGTCTGGGTCTTTTCTGTCAGCCTGATTGGTATTGTGGTCGCGGTCGGTCTCCGGCAACAAATGCTTATTCGTGACCGATTGCCGTTTCCCGCCGGCGTGGCCACAGCGGAAACCGTGAGGGAAATCTATGGGAAAGGGGGGGAAGCCCTGGCTCGCGTGAAAGTTCTCCTCACTGCTGGCGGGATTGCCGGAATCATAAAAATTGTCAACGAAACTTTTCTGCCCATCCCTAAAATGGCAACGGGTCTGGCCATTCCACTTAAGGGAGCGCTCAACAAGGCCGGGTTATCCACTGTGTCTTTTTCAAATCTTGGATTTGTTCTCGATCCCTCGCTTTTGATGGTGGGCTTTGGGGCCATTATCGGGCTTCGCGCCGGACTCTCCCTGCTGATAGGAGCGATCCTTGCCTGGGGCATCATTGGTCCATGGGTCTTAACGCAAGGCTGGATTCCTGCGAAAAATCTGACGCCGGACGGCTATTGGTTCGGACCCCTGGTGGAGTGGTTGCTCTGGCCGGGGGTGACCCTGATGGTCATGGCCTCGCTCACGTCGTTTGCCTGCTCCTGGGGGACAATGGTGACCGGCACCATGCTTTCTCGAAAATCCCCGTCATCCGTTTTTACCCCGAATGATCCCTTTGTCATTCCACGTCAATGGTTTGTGATTGGGCTGTGTATTGCTTTGGTCTTTGCGGTGGTGACGCAGATGACGTTATTCAACATTTCAATGGGGATTGCGATTCTCGCGGTCCTTCTCTCCTTTGTGTTGGCCATCGTGGCGGGACGAGTCTCGGGAGAAACCGGGATTACGCCAATCGGCGCTATGGGGAAAGTTACACAACTCACGTTTGGTTTTCTCATTCCGGGGAATGTCACGAACAATTTGATGGCGGCCAACGTCACAGGTGGAGCGGCCGGTCAATGCGCAGATCTCCTCCACGACCTGAAGACTGGTCTGCTCCTGGGCGCCTCGCCGCGCTTTCAAGCTCTGGCGCAAATTTTCGGAGTGTTAACCGGCTCTCTTGTGGGTAGTGCAGTGTATCTGGTGCTCATCCCTGATCCTCAATCCATGTTGTTAACCACCGAATGGCCGGCGCCTGCCGTGGCAACTTGGAAGGCTGTCGCGGAAGTCTTTCAACTCGGTACCGAGGCTATTCCTCCAGGAAGTCTCTTAGCCATGAGCATTGCGGGTTTTCTAGGCGTGGGAATGGTGGTTCTTGGTCAATCTGTCCCACCATCCATCAGCCGATGGATCCCCAGCGCCTCGACGATGGGACTGGCGTTTGTCATTCCTGCCTGGAACTCTCTGTCCCTTTTTCTTGGTGCCCTTCTGGGAGCCTTTTTGATGAGGTATGCGAAAACCTGGGCGGAACGATTTGTGATGGCACTGGCCGCCGGGCTTGTTGCTGGGGAAAGTCTCGCAGGTGTCGCCAGTGTTCTGGTTAAAATATTATTTTGA